In bacterium, a single genomic region encodes these proteins:
- a CDS encoding SdiA-regulated domain-containing protein — translation MKVFLVVLSCAVITMAGGLLFETGRISDGLKSVQVEASTFPYDLDNPADKFKLPHVLDEISGISYLPENKLACVQDEDGIIYVFDLERKKITATCEFGRERDYEDIALVNNTAYVLQSNGQILEITDFWRKDPTISRLKTPLLSKKNDTEGLAFDAESNSLLITCKGSQNTKKKRGGLPGLNGLQGENTVYQFDLGTRKLSVKLGYTVGADDASFHPSGIAVHPITRDIYILSSVNKTLIVVHPEGEIIAARRLDNKTFKQPEGICFNPDGDLFISNERHQEGKANILRFNYQP, via the coding sequence ATGAAAGTATTCCTGGTTGTATTGTCATGTGCGGTTATAACTATGGCTGGAGGGCTTCTTTTCGAGACTGGCCGTATCAGTGACGGCCTTAAGTCTGTCCAGGTTGAAGCATCAACCTTTCCCTATGACCTGGACAATCCGGCAGATAAATTTAAGCTGCCTCATGTTTTGGATGAAATCTCCGGCATCTCATATTTGCCGGAAAATAAACTGGCCTGTGTCCAGGATGAGGATGGGATAATCTATGTATTTGATCTTGAACGAAAGAAGATAACCGCTACCTGCGAATTCGGCAGGGAAAGGGATTATGAGGACATTGCCCTCGTGAACAATACTGCGTATGTCTTGCAAAGTAATGGCCAGATACTGGAAATAACCGACTTCTGGAGAAAAGACCCCACGATTAGCAGGCTAAAAACCCCACTCCTGTCGAAAAAAAATGATACTGAAGGACTGGCTTTCGACGCTGAATCGAATTCATTGCTGATTACCTGCAAGGGATCGCAGAACACGAAAAAAAAACGCGGTGGTTTACCTGGTTTAAATGGTTTACAGGGTGAAAATACAGTTTACCAGTTTGATCTCGGTACCCGGAAGCTTTCGGTAAAATTGGGGTATACGGTTGGAGCGGATGATGCATCCTTTCACCCATCCGGAATTGCAGTTCATCCGATAACCCGGGATATTTATATCCTGAGCTCGGTCAATAAAACATTAATCGTTGTACATCCGGAAGGGGAAATTATCGCAGCCAGGAGATTGGATAACAAAACCTTCAAACAGCCGGAAGGAATCTGTTTTAATCCCGATGGAGATTTATTTATTTCAAATGAAAGGCACCAGGAGGGCAAGGCCAATATCCTGCGATTTAACTATCAACCGTAA
- a CDS encoding DUF4956 domain-containing protein, giving the protein MITLEELMNMLNGLSQVNQPITAMRVVLTLLITCIIGQFIFFVYRKTFKGVLYTRNFNVGLVMIAMVTALVILPISSNILLSLGMVGALSIVRFRTAIKDPIDTVFMFWAIGVGICCGAGFYMVGIIGSLMIGLFMFLMNQVSLSGEEPYLLVVHFENGAETAVREALPAHKLKSQTVTAAGVELMLEVRAKANAASRMDKLLQIAGVKDAALISYNGDYVS; this is encoded by the coding sequence ATGATTACTCTTGAAGAATTAATGAATATGTTAAATGGCCTGTCTCAAGTCAACCAGCCGATCACCGCCATGCGGGTGGTGTTGACCCTGCTGATCACCTGCATTATTGGCCAGTTTATATTCTTTGTCTACCGGAAAACCTTCAAAGGAGTTCTCTACACCCGCAACTTCAACGTGGGGCTGGTAATGATCGCTATGGTGACAGCACTCGTCATCCTGCCCATCAGTTCCAACATTCTCCTTTCTCTGGGGATGGTGGGCGCTCTCAGCATCGTACGCTTTCGCACTGCTATCAAGGATCCCATCGATACCGTGTTCATGTTCTGGGCTATCGGGGTGGGTATCTGCTGCGGTGCGGGCTTCTATATGGTGGGTATTATCGGCAGCCTCATGATCGGGCTTTTCATGTTCCTGATGAACCAGGTGAGCCTGAGCGGGGAAGAGCCCTATCTCCTGGTGGTCCACTTTGAAAACGGGGCCGAGACCGCAGTCCGTGAGGCACTTCCGGCACACAAGCTCAAATCTCAAACCGTGACTGCTGCCGGCGTGGAACTGATGCTTGAGGTCCGTGCCAAGGCCAATGCCGCCTCCAGGATGGATAAGCTCCTTCAAATTGCAGGTGTCAAGGATGCCGCACTCATCAGCTATAATGGTGATTATGTGTCGTGA
- the istB gene encoding IS21-like element helper ATPase IstB: MKDTTRIALLHQHLRELKLDNILEHYPELMQQAEDRESSYEEFLLSLTELELRVRAQNSLNHRIEDARFPLLKTLESFDLNEIPGPAGRLIQELMNGEYIVQHRNVIILGEARTGKTHLAIALGVEACRQGVRTRFVTSGSLAHELIEARRERALSRLVGKYDRYGLLILDELGAEPFSPEGAELVFEVLAERHKKASVIIASRLEFAEWTQIFGETTLTNALVDRLTHNAAIITLPERVAVSKRLSIRKDDRGDSAGRTATAT, from the coding sequence ATGAAAGATACTACCAGAATAGCATTATTACATCAGCATCTGAGGGAATTGAAATTGGACAATATTTTGGAACACTACCCTGAGCTTATGCAGCAGGCTGAGGACCGGGAATCGAGCTATGAGGAGTTCCTCTTATCACTGACCGAGCTGGAGCTTCGGGTAAGAGCGCAGAACAGCCTCAACCACCGGATCGAAGATGCCCGGTTTCCTCTCTTGAAGACCCTGGAGTCTTTTGATCTGAATGAAATCCCCGGCCCTGCTGGCCGCCTGATTCAGGAATTGATGAATGGAGAATACATCGTGCAGCACCGGAATGTAATAATCCTGGGGGAAGCCAGGACAGGGAAAACCCACCTGGCCATAGCCCTGGGAGTCGAAGCCTGCCGCCAGGGAGTGAGGACCCGCTTCGTGACCTCCGGCAGTCTGGCTCATGAGTTGATTGAAGCCCGCAGGGAGCGGGCCTTAAGCCGACTGGTCGGGAAATATGATCGCTATGGGCTTTTGATTCTCGATGAGCTTGGGGCTGAGCCCTTTTCACCCGAAGGAGCCGAGCTTGTGTTCGAAGTTCTGGCCGAGCGCCACAAAAAGGCATCGGTAATTATTGCCTCTCGCCTTGAATTCGCGGAATGGACTCAAATTTTCGGGGAGACTACTCTTACCAACGCGCTCGTAGACCGGCTGACCCATAATGCCGCAATTATCACCCTCCCGGAGAGGGTTGCCGTCTCGAAAAGACTATCTATAAGGAAGGATGACAGAGGTGATTCAGCGGGAAGGACTGCAACTGCGACATGA
- a CDS encoding MFS transporter, translated as MEPAQTSSREVKGLKLILRSLRYRNFRLFFFGQSISLIGTWMQMVAMSWLVYNLTHSVFLLGVVGFASQIPAFLFAPLAGVLIDRWNRRRLVIATQTLSMIQAFILAALALSGHVAAWHIILLSIFIGLVNGFDIPGRQAFLVDMIDGKDDLGNAIALNSTMFNGARLVGPSIAGILISFVGEGVCFLLNGLTFLAVIVALLAMKIAPKEKSGQRPYVMQELREGFSYAFGFAPIRSVLLLLALVSFMGMPYMVLMPIFAKTILHGGSRTLGFLVAASGAGAFLGSLYLASQRSVLGLGKMIAIASGIFGIGLVAFSLSRVLILSLFPLLLTGFGIMVQMASSNTLLQTIVEEDKRGRIMSFFTMAFVGMEPCGSLLAGSLASAIGAPNTLMIGGACCILGSLAFASRLSALSEMINPIYIKLGIIPDVAAGIQMAAEETG; from the coding sequence ATGGAACCTGCGCAAACTAGCTCTCGCGAAGTAAAAGGACTGAAGCTGATCCTTCGCTCTCTTCGTTACAGGAATTTTCGTCTCTTCTTCTTTGGCCAGAGCATTTCCCTGATTGGCACCTGGATGCAGATGGTGGCCATGAGCTGGCTGGTGTATAACCTGACCCATTCGGTGTTTCTGCTCGGTGTGGTCGGATTTGCCAGTCAAATTCCCGCCTTCCTTTTTGCTCCGCTGGCCGGGGTGCTGATCGACAGATGGAACCGCCGGCGTCTTGTGATCGCCACTCAGACTCTGTCCATGATTCAAGCCTTCATTCTGGCCGCTCTCGCTTTATCCGGTCATGTTGCGGCCTGGCATATCATACTGTTAAGCATATTCATCGGTCTGGTCAACGGCTTTGACATCCCTGGCCGCCAGGCATTTCTGGTGGATATGATTGACGGAAAGGATGACCTGGGCAATGCAATCGCCCTCAACTCCACGATGTTTAACGGGGCCCGGCTGGTTGGGCCATCCATAGCGGGCATACTCATTTCTTTCGTCGGGGAGGGGGTGTGCTTTCTCCTGAATGGCCTGACATTTCTGGCGGTTATCGTAGCCCTGCTGGCCATGAAGATTGCACCGAAAGAAAAAAGTGGCCAAAGGCCCTATGTCATGCAGGAGCTCCGGGAAGGATTCTCGTACGCTTTCGGGTTTGCACCCATCAGATCGGTTTTGCTGCTCCTCGCTCTGGTCAGTTTCATGGGTATGCCCTATATGGTACTGATGCCTATTTTCGCCAAAACCATTCTTCACGGCGGCTCCAGGACCCTGGGTTTCCTGGTCGCAGCTTCGGGCGCAGGAGCTTTCCTGGGCTCTCTTTACCTTGCCTCGCAGAGAAGCGTTCTGGGGCTTGGGAAAATGATCGCCATTGCTTCGGGCATCTTTGGCATCGGGCTGGTCGCTTTTTCCCTTTCCCGTGTTCTGATACTCTCGCTGTTCCCCCTGCTGTTGACCGGATTTGGGATCATGGTGCAGATGGCTTCAAGCAATACGCTCCTGCAGACCATTGTGGAGGAAGATAAGCGTGGCCGGATAATGAGTTTTTTCACCATGGCCTTTGTCGGTATGGAACCCTGCGGCAGCCTGCTGGCCGGCAGTCTGGCCAGTGCCATTGGCGCGCCGAATACGCTCATGATCGGAGGGGCCTGCTGTATTCTCGGATCACTGGCATTTGCCAGCAGGCTTTCGGCCCTCAGCGAAATGATTAATCCGATCTATATCAAGCTGGGCATCATTCCCGATGTGGCCGCAGGCATTCAGATGGCTGCCGAGGAGACGGGGTAG
- a CDS encoding porin — protein MVSRKFFGAALSALILAGFLSFSSSGLAEKVKNGTPQPEERSGRRRPYSSFSEAGESLSKYDTRDNKAKPEQEGDAKIEVGVVLAWDYSSYTGAHIEDSSQHKDKGHHWRGESELRRASLDVKSKLNKDWQAEMKVSFSNDEEPATEIEDAYMEFSGWDHGDLIIGQAKEPFGLEGLASSEDTITIERSMATSAFAPGRNPGLRLSGAIRKFTWAAGVYEALDREDKRDTYALTGRLTIAPWQHKTRVLHLGLAGSVRDFGGEKYQIQERAEVHAAEKSVTGIETLADKVNLMGLEAAWVSGPISLQAEYMAVSVEADIGDDAAYKGYYLLGSYCLTGESRAYKKGTFDSIKPRARYGAFELVVRSSVLDASIPLSSKIPLPASGRENNDHSRAGVKAASLTLGMNYYFNRQVRLMLNSIHTNLSGNVSKDEDNASAVSFRAQYSH, from the coding sequence ATGGTGAGCAGGAAATTCTTCGGTGCAGCACTGTCGGCCCTGATTCTTGCAGGATTTCTCTCATTTTCCTCTTCCGGGTTGGCGGAGAAGGTCAAAAATGGCACTCCTCAGCCAGAGGAGCGGTCCGGAAGACGAAGACCTTACTCCTCTTTTTCCGAGGCCGGTGAATCACTGAGTAAGTATGACACCAGGGACAACAAAGCCAAGCCTGAGCAGGAAGGAGATGCCAAAATTGAAGTGGGAGTTGTCCTGGCATGGGACTACAGCTCGTATACCGGAGCCCATATTGAGGATAGCTCCCAGCACAAGGATAAGGGCCATCACTGGCGCGGCGAGTCGGAGCTGCGCCGTGCCTCTCTTGACGTGAAGAGTAAACTCAACAAAGACTGGCAGGCAGAGATGAAAGTTAGCTTTAGCAATGACGAAGAGCCTGCCACCGAGATTGAAGATGCCTATATGGAATTCAGCGGCTGGGATCATGGCGACCTGATCATCGGCCAGGCCAAGGAACCGTTCGGGCTGGAAGGGTTGGCCAGTTCCGAGGATACTATAACCATCGAGCGGTCTATGGCTACCAGTGCCTTTGCTCCGGGACGAAATCCCGGGTTGAGATTATCCGGAGCTATCCGGAAATTCACCTGGGCTGCCGGTGTCTATGAAGCCCTTGACCGTGAAGATAAACGGGACACCTATGCCCTGACCGGCCGGTTGACCATCGCCCCCTGGCAGCATAAAACCCGTGTGCTGCATCTGGGCCTTGCAGGTTCCGTCAGGGACTTTGGCGGCGAGAAGTATCAAATTCAAGAGCGTGCCGAAGTACATGCCGCAGAAAAAAGCGTTACCGGCATCGAGACCCTGGCGGATAAAGTCAATCTTATGGGACTCGAAGCAGCCTGGGTGTCCGGGCCCATCTCGCTGCAGGCAGAATATATGGCCGTATCGGTAGAAGCGGATATCGGTGATGATGCCGCCTACAAGGGTTATTACCTGCTGGGAAGCTATTGCCTGACCGGAGAATCCCGGGCATACAAAAAAGGAACTTTCGATAGTATTAAACCCAGGGCCCGATACGGAGCTTTTGAACTGGTGGTCCGCTCCAGTGTTCTGGACGCTTCTATTCCTCTGTCTTCAAAAATTCCGCTTCCTGCCTCTGGCCGGGAAAATAACGACCATAGCCGTGCAGGGGTCAAGGCCGCCAGCCTTACCCTGGGCATGAACTACTACTTCAACCGGCAGGTGCGGCTGATGCTCAACTCCATCCACACCAATCTGTCCGGTAATGTATCGAAGGATGAAGATAATGCCAGTGCGGTTTCCTTCAGGGCTCAGTATAGTCATTAA
- a CDS encoding polyphosphate polymerase domain-containing protein has product MTEVIQREGLQLRHELKFYIDPPQYRILRSRLSALLAMDPYTGPDGRYHIRSLYFDDFRNTALFDKQAGVARRKKYRMRIYDYSDAVIKLERKIKLNEYIGKESVRITREEADRILAGDVAFLARSQSRLLRSFYLESRINLLRPNVIVDYYREAYVHPMGNVRITFDIGVHTGFGSVAIFDRHLFTTGAIEEPGTILEIKFDNFLPQAIQGLFPSTIRPRLTIGKFVICKKHTKYNDWEDN; this is encoded by the coding sequence ATGACAGAGGTGATTCAGCGGGAAGGACTGCAACTGCGACATGAATTAAAATTTTACATCGATCCTCCACAGTATCGGATTCTTCGAAGCAGGCTCTCGGCACTCCTGGCAATGGACCCGTATACCGGTCCTGACGGACGCTATCATATCAGGAGCCTCTACTTCGATGACTTCAGGAACACCGCCCTGTTCGATAAGCAGGCAGGGGTTGCCCGTCGAAAGAAATACCGGATGCGCATCTATGATTACAGCGATGCGGTTATTAAGCTCGAACGAAAAATCAAGCTGAATGAGTATATCGGCAAGGAGAGTGTCCGGATCACCCGGGAGGAGGCTGACCGCATTTTGGCCGGAGATGTCGCTTTTCTGGCCAGATCGCAGAGCCGCCTTCTCAGGTCATTCTACCTGGAGAGCCGTATCAACCTCCTGCGGCCCAACGTGATTGTGGACTACTATCGTGAGGCGTATGTTCATCCGATGGGCAATGTCCGGATCACCTTTGATATCGGCGTGCATACAGGGTTTGGCTCGGTGGCGATTTTTGACCGCCATCTCTTCACTACGGGAGCTATCGAGGAGCCTGGTACGATTCTGGAAATCAAGTTTGATAATTTCCTGCCCCAGGCCATTCAGGGGTTGTTCCCCAGTACGATTCGACCGCGATTAACTATCGGAAAATTCGTCATCTGCAAGAAGCATACGAAATATAACGATTGGGAGGATAATTAA